The Leptospirales bacterium sequence TGATCAATTCGCAGTCTGCCAGCGCCAGCGAAATCTTCGCATCGGCGCTGATGGATCATAATGCGGCGTTGATAGTTGGCGAGCGAAGCTTTGGCAAGGCTACGGTTCAAGATCTGATTCCATCCGGCAGCAACTTGTTGAAAATCACGACGGCGCGTTACTATGCACCGCACGGCTACACCTGTCAGATTTTTGGCGTACGACCGGACATCGAGATTTCGGACGAGGGCGACAATGGATTCCCGACGCGCTTTCGCGAAGAGGATATGTTCACACACCTTCCCGAGCTCAGCGACCGTCCAGCGGACCCGGCGCGCAACGCCTGGATCGGCGAATTGCGTCGAGCCAGCGCCCAGCTGATCCAGACAACGGAGGCCGACATTTCCCGTCGCGGCCATGATGCCAGACGGCCGGACTATATGCTGCTCCGCGCGCTGGCCTTCGCGCCGGCTCTGGAACGAAATCCGCTGCCCGGGGCCGGCGTTTCTACAGTCCAGCGACGACTGGCGCGTTGAGCGGCGCAGGCTGGCGCCAGGAGGTCCAGCCGCGCGGACCCCGGCGCTGCCGCCAGCGACCTGGTCGGCGTTTACTGAATTTTTGTTGACTAAAAATTCAGTAGCCACCTGTCTGTTTACTATGCGCGACCTCACCGAGAAGCAGCAGGCCATTCTGGAATTCATTGAAGTCTACATCCAGGAGCAGGGCTATCCGCCCACGATCCGCGAAATTGGAGAGCGATTTGCGATTACCGCTAAGGGCGCATATGATCACCTCAAAGCGATCGAGAAAAAGGGCTACATCAAGTGCGAAAAGAACCGCAGCCGCGCTATTGAGTTGCTCAAGAAGAGCAATGGCGCCGCCAATATGGCTGGCGGCCGAATTGTGAATATTCCGCTGGTGGGCCGGGTTGCCGCCGGGCGGCCCATTCTGGCGGAAGAAAACATTGAGGAGTACATTGCTTTCCCGCGCTCCATGCTTCCGCGCGAGGAGGGCGTGTTTGCTCTGCGCGTCGCTGGAGACTCCATGAAAGACGCCGGCATAATGGATGGAGACGTAGCCTTGATTCACAAACAGGAGGCGGCTGGCGATGGCGATATCGTCGTCGCCCTGATCGATGATGAGGCCACGCTGAAATACTTCTATCGCGAGAAAAAGCGCATTCGCTTGCAGCCGGCCAACAAGGCCTACAAGCCTCTGTTTGTAACTGATGCGACGATCCTTGGCAAACTGGTTGGCATCTACCGGCATATGTAACGCCCCTGTCAGCTTTCCGCCACGCTT is a genomic window containing:
- the lexA gene encoding transcriptional repressor LexA; the encoded protein is MRDLTEKQQAILEFIEVYIQEQGYPPTIREIGERFAITAKGAYDHLKAIEKKGYIKCEKNRSRAIELLKKSNGAANMAGGRIVNIPLVGRVAAGRPILAEENIEEYIAFPRSMLPREEGVFALRVAGDSMKDAGIMDGDVALIHKQEAAGDGDIVVALIDDEATLKYFYREKKRIRLQPANKAYKPLFVTDATILGKLVGIYRHM